The genomic DNA ATGCTTATGTGACGTATGCGAAGGTAAGGTAAATGGCATAATGTCATCGAGTAATACACGAAGGTGGTTAAAAGACGGAAAATAGttaggaaaacaaacacacacacacagaaaagtCACACGAGCTTACCCGTTAGTAGTCAAAAGTTAGCAAAacagagtgaaaaaaaaatcgccacaAAACAGTGTGAAGGTGAAACAGCACAAAGAACCAACCGTTAAACTCAAGTTGCACGTGATCAAGAGTGAGGTGAAGAAATTATTAACAGACAGACCGGGTGATAAGACATAAGGAATGGATGATTGGTTTGTGGTTTTAAGtggttttaaagatttttttttattaatgtttctttttctgtttgttttgttgtttctaaTGCTCTAAACTAAGCGCTTCGCGTGTCACTCCTCTTCGACTTCTTCTCGCCCTTTTCACTACCAGTCATCAGTCCTCTTCACTTTTGACTAACGAACAGGGTGCACGTTTCGCGAACAGAACCGACGAGTCGAACCACGAATCATAACCGATCCGACCTTTTCGAACCTGACCTAAGCTCGCTCTTTTCTCTAAGGATCATCTCGATTTGAAGCAGTTAGCTCAGATGGACAACCGGAGTCCGAAAGTTTAAGCAATTTGATATGCTCATCAGGATAATACACTATCAATATTGTCCCTCAAGGAAAGCCAGTAAAGAACCAGTCCACAGGCAAGGAGTCATTTGATGCGGTTGAATCACAAGCCACTGGAGGCCACAAGGAATTTagcgaaataaataaattatcaaaaaaGGAGCAAAGGGATTGGGACAGGATCACCGAGATATTTCCCGGCATGGGAATGTTCATCTGCGTGCACCGTGCACCGACAGCTCACGAACACAACTCAACAATACGTTCTGAGTTTGGTTGTGAAAAGTGCGTTCAAGTGCGTTCAGTATGAAGCAAGAATGTTTTTAATCGAAAAGTGAGGTTAGGAAACACATTCCACTCGCAGCTCCACAAGTTTTCTAATCAAGCTAGGATTTAGTCCTTAACTATGGCTGGCTCAAGTTGAGTGTTGGTTGAATGTCTGGGGGGTGTGCCTTCCTGGACGATTTGTTTTTAGTGTTTCCTGGTGATGTGAGCTGGtaggaaaagtttaaaatgaGGGATTTTTTGTCCGCCTCGAGATTCTCCCCGGAAGCCTGGTGGTAGCTgtctagctctctctctctctctctgtcgcgTCTTCTAGTTCCATCTCGTCTTCCTATTCGATAGACTGCGCCCTGCCATTAGTTCTGTATCGGCTATCGGTATCCCTAACAATTAATCCTGTTttgatgtttgccgtttttttgttctctcgcTTCCTCCCTCTTCACGTTGTCTAGTTCCTCTATCATACTGTCCCCCTCTAgcaatctctctcgctctcgtcctTTGTTCTACCCTCAGTCACCCTCCTCCCTTCTTCTTAGTTGCTGTCCTTCGGAGCCGGACGGTTCGACTTAACGATAGCTTTGGGGGAGGCAGGCGCACCACCGGACTGGAGGGCTAGCCCGGCAAGGAGTTCGCTCTTGCGGATGCTTTTCAAGTCCAAATCACCGTAGTAATCTTCGCTGTTGGGGGTGTAAGGGGTGGGAGATTAGATGAATGgttagagagaaagaaagaattcGGAATTAGACTCTCGCTACCGGACGGAGCATGGGATGACGCGGCGTGGTACGTGTGTCGGGCAGTCATTACCATACATTTAACTTCCCTCGTAGGGGATTGAGGTATAAGGGAGGCATGGGAAAAGGTTGGTTTTGGGCAAAGTTTGCGCCCAAAGTAACGTTTTTTAGAACAAAGGTGTGGGTTTTTTGATCGGATGCGTGTGACGCACGCTAATGTTTAGTCGGTCGAATGAGATTAACTTTGCACAGCCGGAATTTCTCTTCTTTGATGTTAAACTGTCAGATAAGATGGTGGTTAGGGTGGTTCGCCTGCTTCCGACACGAGTCGGGCCCGTCAGTTGGCCCTGTGTAGCAGCGGAAGCAGAGGAAGCCAAGTTTTTTGGGGAAGTTATTGATTAAACGCCAAACAGTTTGCAAACACCCAAATACATAGGTCAATTAAGAGGTTGGGAATGGGGAAGTTCCAGGGAAGTCACCAGGGTAGGTGAAAATcaccaccacaaacaaaaacacacacacacacacacacaaacacagataAACTGGTTCGTGGGATATACAGTGGGAATGCTTACCATCCGGGAACGTCCTCGGGATCTTCGCAGTTGCCAGTGCCGTCAGCATCGCCGATCTTGAAGACGGTGCCGATCGGGCAACCGTACTCGCGGGCGACTCCCTCCAGACAGATGTAGTACTTGCGGCAGTCCTCGGGGTGTGCATGTCGCGAGAAGGATCCAGCATTGGAGATCTCACCGGCAGCCGGGCAGGCGAATCCATTTGCTACTTCTGTAAACCCGAAGGACCCCCATTGGGTTTAGAATGTTGCATGAATCGACTCGGAGCGTGCTCAGACGATCAATGCTTACCTTCGTTCTTGCACTCTGGCACCTGGTCGGCCCACATACAGACGCGCGCTTCACGGTCGTAGGCGAGTCCGGGCGAGCACTGGTAGCGAGAGGCCTCACCGTTCCAGCAGTTCCAGAACACGTCGCACTTGGCGGCATCAGCAAAGATACCATACAGACGCTCACAGTGTGGGGTGGAGATCGGAGGTTCTGGAAGAGTGTGAGGGAGATAGGTTAGAATACGTAGTTAGTTTGGAGAACATGGACGAACTAGCTTCACGATTTTGTGAAGCCTCGACGatcaaaaatagaaaactttCCAGGAATCTAATTTGCAGCAAGTAAATGTAAACCGAAGAGGACCTCTTTTTGATCCGATTATCAATCCgttaaatattttcaagaTGTGCTTAATATCGCATatcaaaaaattaaactgCTTCATTGGAATGTCGATACTTAATCCAAAACATTGTAAGGTTATTGAAATGAAATCAACAACCTCCAATGAAAATATATTAAGGTGATGAGATACCGTAAAGCTCCTCAACTTCagataaaaaatatctaaatAATCAAGATTTGTTATGAAATTTTACTAGTAATATTCATCCAAATAGTGTATATCCAATTCCAGAGTATAAACCTATATAAAATCCTAGGATTTCATTGCCAGGAAGTGCTTGATGCTATAAAACCATTCTAATTTAACTCTTCCAGTTTCAGCCAAAAGGATACCACTGTCCTCTACCGGGAAGGCGCTAGAAGCCATCACAACATCTCATTTCGCTGCATTCATTCAGCATCCCGGAAGAACGCCACGCCACAGCTTAATAGTGCGGTTAACATTGAGCACACACACGTGTCGGCACACATATCGGCCCTGTCTCCGAGCTTGTTTAAGTTTGCGTATGATTTTCTGCATTCCATCTGCTTTCTACCACATGGCATGTTTAATTAGTCCAATTGCTTCGGTCTTCACAATATCGCAAACAAAATCTACACCACGAAGAACGCGTCAAACCTGGCGGTGATCAACACACGGCCAACGGTGACCGGTCGCGGTACGGTCTGGGGCGGCAATTTGGAAGCTGCAAATCGTAATTACCTAGCTGGGTGCGGTCGCCACAGTCCACGTTGTGCAGGTAGTCGCAGTTCTCCGTCAGGTATTTGGAGTCTGTCGCATCGAACGCGAGACCGTTGCCGCACGTCTTCAGCTCGGCCACGTTGTTGTCACACTTCCAGTACTTGTCGCAGGAGCTGTGATGCGGGTAGAAGCCGAAATCGTCCGGACACTTGAAGCTCTCCTGAGCGACGGCTGTGGGTTAAGGTAGAGATAAAGAATGCGGTTAGTTGCGTGCGTTCACGATGCAGTTTGAGGCAGCAAAAGTAACAGCAGCTTGGGCGAGCAGAAAACGAACCCTAGTTCAGCTGGAGCGTGCTTCATTCGGTTGTGTGTATAAGGTGTTTCCCCCCCATTTTCCCTGAATTTCCACGAACGAGCActcatttttctcttgctttATCGGGTTTTGTTGCAGCGCGCCCGTTACAGTGAGCCCAAACAATTTGAATGTTATGTCAGATGTTACGCGAAGGCGTTAGAAGCGgccaagaagcagcagcaaagaacCTAAGCCATCCGAGGCTTTACTCCCGACGCCAACAGTGTGGGCTGATATGATTGGtgtcatttttcaaacaaccAACGGTcgtcccgttttttttcttcttctgtgtgtCTCCTCGTTGGCACGCTAGGCCGCAATAAATATTCTTAGCCCACCTGCCCCGCAGTACTGGCCAGGGTCCACGGATGATGGATCGTTCCATCAGCGTTCCGGGGCGTCATCGTCAAAACCGCAAAACTGGTACGGTTCCGTGATCAGGTGAATGATTTGTGACCTGTCGGATTTGCCGGAAGGTGtgactgcgtgtgtgtgtgtgtgcgcaggGATCTCATTTTTTAGATTCACTAGTCTCATCACTTTCAGCCAGGAGTCGGCCTTTTCTCTTTCGCCTTTGAAGACTCGAAAGACGCACCTAGGATTGGCAAGATCGATCATTGCTTTCtttgggttggttttttgttatcTTCTCAGTTTCTGGTGGACTGTAGAATGAATCTAAATACAGTGGCCATTGATCGATTTGCTTAGGCCGTTCTCTACCAGCCAGTACATCTATTTGTCCCGTGACTCAGTACCCTGAGCTGCGGAGCTCATGATTAATGAACTCATCTTCAAAATCGTCGAGCTGTCCGCTGCCTGAAGATTAAAATTTGACACGAAGTCCGGTCCGGCGTGTCCGGGGTGTGGCGTTGCCGGGGTAATGGGCAATCCCGGGGGCCGCCAAAAAGCGATGCCATTTAGCACGTTTGGTAATCTCGCAGGGACGCTTTGCCCAATCATAAATCCTACCGTGGTAATCAGTTTCGCTCCACTCCGAAACCCGAAATGTTACGAGAGGTTTTGTCGGTGGGAAAGCTAGCATAACCGCAACTGGTCACGGCAACAGCATAGCTGTCCATGACCTTCCCTTGGGGATAGGGCGGACAGAGAGAATGAGGGAAGGAACACCCGGATGGGTTGGGTTTATTAACTTCGATGACAGCAGTACCAGCGATACCCCTTTTTCACATGTCCACTCCACTCTTTCCTGCCTCCATATCGGGAACCAACCGTACGGTGGAACGAAATCGTTTTGaatcaataaattttcccAACCCATCAGCAGCGTTCGGTCAGTCGTAAATTTCGTCCGTGATAATAATTACACCGTAATTGCCATTATTTTTATCACCGCAAATGATCTTTAATTTATGCAGAACGGCCGGCCAGCCAATGGTCTCGTGGCCTGCACGCCTCGGATGGCCGTGGCGTTAGCGTACGATTCGATTAACAGTTTGTCATTCCGAGCGCGCAACGGGGGTTGACAGGTTGCGGCCTTCGATAGGCTCAAAAGGTTCTAAAATTGTAATAGTAGCTTGTTTTGTGTGGTAGAAAATGAATAGAATGTGAATGTGAATTTGAAATAGATCCATGAGAGTAGTCGAAATATCGACTTTGATTAAATCTTTGTTAAACTCATCAAAACATCTGTAAAATACCAAACTTATAATGAGATTCTTAGAGAATTGCTGGATGAATTCATtgtatttaaaagaaaatacaatttCTTATTTGACTTCTATTTCTTATGTCTTTGGATCAGAGATCGGAAGTTCTAGAAGGTGGGAATGAGATTGGTTAGGGCTTTTCTTTGTTGGGACAATTTTATAGACAATACAGTTTTCAATAAGAACATGGACTTGCTGCCTCAAGTATTTAAATTGATGAAATTTTAACTATAGTTTGGCACAGCTATAATCCTCTCTTTACTAAGAGCTACAGGAAGATCACGAAGACAAATCTTCAAAATGAAGGACGATTGTTTTTGGGATTGTAGGGATGAAGCTACAAAGTGCGTACTCAGCTTTAACGTGCATGTAGAGCTACTTTCTTAGATAAGAGCTTTGCACTGAACAAATAACTGCTTTATGAGGACAGAGGCTAGCTAGTGAGATCAAAGTTACTATCTGAGAACAGAGATACTTTTTGAGAGCCTTTATAGGGCGGAAAGAACTTCAGAGTGAGGGCATagcttttgtttcttcttctttctttgctcTAGAACCTCAACAATTTCATTaacatgattttacccgcagctgtatagtcagtcttgcgagagagcgaaggtggtctggatgggatttgatacccgGTCTTACCCTATGAAAAGCGAGTAGTCGCCTTAACAGTTAATGTGAAGAACTACCATGGTAAAATGAAAATAGCTCAGATTCCTCTGTTTATTCTGGAGAAGCCTCAATGAAGCTGTCGAGTTAACTACTCAACACTTCTTCGGAGAAAGAGCTTCCTATTGCGcatcaaaatcaaacccaaacCTACATCATGGAatcaaaaacgaaaacccGACAAATCACTCATTAAAAATGTCTCCCGGTTAAATAATCGTCCGGTCTTACTTATCACTTCTGGCGGCCAACAAGGCCCTCAAGACTCGTGTGACTATTTTGGTCACGGTGCGTAATCGCCGTACGCTTGCTGTGCCATCATCATGCACGTAGATGGTCGTGATTAGTGAGGAACGCCACACCACAGTCGTAACCGAATTTCGTACCCAACTCCCATAAGGGACAAaccgtgttgtgtgtgtgtttttgggagTAGTCACTAGGGCTCGTTGCTGTACCATCGTTGCCTAATCACTCGTGGTTAATTAGTTTAGTTGAGCAGCAAATGGCTGTGCGATCGCCATTAAGACGCGCCTCGGCTAATGCCGACCAAAGCAGCGTGTAACTACAGGTTTCTGCGGTGATGGCATAACCGAACCGTTGAGCAATGGGTTGGAGCTTTCGTTTTCGTTCCCGTTTTACGTGCGCGATCTAATTTGATCTTTCGCCTAGCTTTTGTGCCTTCCAGTCGAAAATAGTCGACAGCTTCCTCGAACAGTGCCACACgcgaagaaaagggaaaaggggGAACACATCTACTTCCACTCGATCGcgcgtaaaaataaaactcaccCCCCGCGAATGACGTTCAATTTCCCGCCAACGGCTTCAATTACCAGCGGGGTTCGtggtaatgtttgtttttgcatatGCTACCGGAGTTCAATGAACGGTTGGCCCGGGAGTGGTGATTTATCTGCTAATAGCTAATAAACCGATCgcgtgcagttttttttgtccgtCTGTCTGTGGTTCGGAAAACTGAGAGTCCAAATGGGCAGAAGATGAAGACGAACCAGCAGAGAAACACAACGGAAGCACCACAACGAGGAAGCACATCAAGATGGGACGGCTTAGCATTGGTTCAAATGATTATCCATCGAGTGGTAAGTTTTCCACTTGAGTGCCTTTTCTTTGCCTTTATTTTGGGCTAAGAAAgtagggaaaagaaaaccattcGAGATCTCCCTCCGTCTCACTCTATCTCCCTTCGAGCACGATCCGAGCACGGTTTGGCCTTCTTGTGGGCCGATGCACTCGGCTGTTGAGCTGCCCGCTGCTTCCAACGTTGACCATGAACGgctttttattataattgcCTGCACACCGTAACGCTTCTTGAGGTGATTCCCCCCCAGTGGTTTTATGCGCGCGCACACATAATAGCCACTACTTTCGTGAAGCTGCACCAGCCTTAATTATACGGTTGAAAGTGAAATCGTTTCGTTTGCAAAAAGCCCCGAACAGAAAACCGGGATAAAATCTCGCTTTTATCACGCGCTGGCAAAACGATACCGATTGGCATTGACTGCAAAAATCGTTTATCGGTAACGGTGTTCCTTTCCAAGGTGGGGCTATCAGGACCTTCTATACATCCCGAAAGGCACAGCCAACCCTTTTGCCACGAAGGCATAAGTCACCGTCTGATACGGTAATGAGGTTTCGGGAAAACGTTCCAACCGTAATACCAGCCAAGCATTTACTGTTCTTCTCCAAGATTAGTGCTGCTGCCAAACAAGTCTCCCGCGACCTGTCCTGATAAGATCAAGGTAACAACATTggggaagaagaggaaagaaaaaatcccGGAACCCTTTATCCGCAATTAAAGTACACAGGAGCAAGGGTTCGAAGAGGTCTAGGGGCGTGGGCAGTTTTCACGAAACCACCAAGAAACCGGAGTGTAACGAACGACGCCTCGCGACTCGTGCACGACACAAAAGCGCGCGACATAAAGCACGCTGATTATCCCCATTGTTATCCGGGCATGTTATCAGCCGCGCCCCGTAGGCATTTTCCCAGGGAACAGGGGGAACCAGCGATGCAGATTGTAAGCAAATGTTTTTCCAGGCCGtcatacagagagagagagagcgggagagagTTACCCAAAATCTGTCAATATTTATACCAACCAAATGGGgcccgagtgtgtgtgttttttcctctttttcgtTCGGCTTTGTCGCAAGAAGCACTTAGCCCCAAGCGGGTTGCAGAGGGATCAAACTTGTGTTATCCAAAACGCATATCAGCCCAGGAACAACAATGGTTTGTTTGTAGGAAggctcgtgtttttttttctctctgcgGCAGGCTTTCTCGCGGAATTTTGATCGTCGACCTAATATTGTCTTGGAACACAAACGCGCGCGTGTGGAAAGCGAAGCGTACGGGTAACGAACATCCAAAACCGTTCGATGCGCGAGTTGTCGCGTGTAATAAACGTTTATTATCCTAGCACCGGTTTGGGcagggaaaagaagaaaaacacgcacatacgcacacatgTAGAATCAAGGCCCGACAACGACGATGACGCTGACAACTTTTGGCCCGTACCGATGCTGTCGCAAGATTTGATTTTAAacgattgtttgctttgtgttgCAAGGTTTTTTGGTGAATTGAAAATCGGCCTACAAAGGGGTGAATAGACGAGAAGCGGTGGGATGTGAGAGGCGTGGATTTTAGATAAACGACAACTGCCATTTTCCGGCATCGGCTGGTAAGGGTGGAATATCCAATTCCACAGCACGGTTTCGGTGTGTTACCCGGGAGCATTATCACGCACGGATTGCGATGTGTAATTTGCGATTTTGTATCTTAAGtacagttttgtttgcttttcataACCATCC from Anopheles stephensi strain Indian chromosome 2, UCI_ANSTEP_V1.0, whole genome shotgun sequence includes the following:
- the LOC118502734 gene encoding protein obstructor-E isoform X2 codes for the protein MKYSIVFVVALFGAAVAQESFKCPDDFGFYPHHSSCDKYWKCDNNVAELKTCGNGLAFDATDSKYLTENCDYLHNVDCGDRTQLEPPISTPHCERLYGIFADAAKCDVFWNCWNGEASRYQCSPGLAYDREARVCMWADQVPECKNEEVANGFACPAAGEISNAGSFSRHAHPEDCRKYYICLEGVAREYGCPIGTVFKIGDADGTGNCEDPEDVPGCEDYYGDQDIKALQKKGY
- the LOC118502734 gene encoding protein obstructor-E isoform X1, producing MKYSIVFVVALFGAAVAQESFKCPDDFGFYPHHSSCDKYWKCDNNVAELKTCGNGLAFDATDSKYLTENCDYLHNVDCGDRTQLEPPISTPHCERLYGIFADAAKCDVFWNCWNGEASRYQCSPGLAYDREARVCMWADQVPECKNEEVANGFACPAAGEISNAGSFSRHAHPEDCRKYYICLEGVAREYGCPIGTVFKIGDADGTGNCEDPEDVPGCEDYYGDLDLKSIRKSELLAGLALQSGGAPASPKAIVKSNRPAPKDSN